One part of the Bradyrhizobium sp. CB1650 genome encodes these proteins:
- a CDS encoding Hsp20/alpha crystallin family protein produces MAIRDLIPWSRNQELAPTRDAFDPFLTLHREMNRLFDDVFRGFGGAGPSPLMEGRFGWPKLELSETDKMLTVSAELPGLTEKDVEVEIAHGILTVRGEKKAEHKGEGRYFTERYYGAFERQIPLEGVEEDKAEASFNNGVLTVSLPKSEKAREGVKRIAINTH; encoded by the coding sequence ATGGCTATTCGTGATCTCATTCCCTGGTCGAGAAACCAGGAGCTTGCGCCGACGCGCGACGCCTTCGATCCCTTCCTGACACTGCATCGTGAGATGAACCGTCTGTTCGATGACGTGTTTCGTGGCTTTGGCGGGGCCGGCCCTTCTCCCCTGATGGAGGGGCGCTTCGGCTGGCCGAAGCTCGAGCTCAGCGAGACCGACAAGATGCTGACCGTCTCGGCCGAACTTCCCGGCCTGACGGAGAAGGATGTCGAGGTCGAGATCGCTCACGGCATCCTGACGGTCCGCGGTGAGAAGAAGGCGGAGCACAAAGGCGAAGGAAGGTATTTCACTGAACGCTACTACGGCGCATTCGAGCGGCAGATCCCGCTGGAGGGCGTCGAGGAAGACAAGGCCGAAGCGTCGTTCAACAACGGCGTCCTGACCGTCTCGCTCCCGAAATCCGAGAAGGCGCGGGAAGGCGTCAAGCGCATCGCGATCAACACGCATTAG
- a CDS encoding 4-hydroxythreonine-4-phosphate dehydrogenase PdxA, with product MASNTKELPVIALTPGDCTGIGPEQTVRILSDDRLADVARLVVVGDARVLEMGMAHAGVKLKVERIASPKAASRGSGAVQLVDLGNTDPAKFPLGKANAESGRLTGETLSRAIDFAKAGEVDAISFAPLNKRAMFDGGWKFPDEHKMFASLLGHTGYFSEMNVLDGQWMSRVTGHQSLREALDGINPKSIADAIELVDRMMRKAGVAKPRIAVAALNPHAGEGGLFGRDEIEMIRPTVEAAAKMGIACSGPYPADTVYIRAFAGEFDSVVAMYHDQGQIATKLSGFNRGVTVTAGLDTVFTTPSHGTAFDIAGKGVANTGAIESAVRLAAKLVSMKVLETSYAR from the coding sequence ATGGCTAGCAACACCAAGGAACTCCCGGTCATCGCGCTGACCCCGGGCGATTGCACCGGCATCGGCCCCGAGCAGACCGTGCGCATCCTCTCTGACGATCGCCTCGCCGACGTTGCCCGGCTCGTCGTGGTCGGCGATGCCCGCGTGCTCGAGATGGGTATGGCGCATGCCGGCGTGAAGCTGAAGGTCGAGCGGATCGCTTCGCCCAAGGCGGCCTCCCGGGGCAGCGGTGCCGTTCAGCTCGTCGATCTCGGCAACACCGATCCGGCAAAATTCCCGCTCGGCAAGGCCAACGCCGAATCCGGCCGGCTCACCGGTGAGACGCTGTCGCGCGCGATCGATTTCGCCAAGGCCGGCGAAGTCGACGCGATCAGCTTCGCGCCGCTGAACAAGCGCGCGATGTTCGACGGCGGCTGGAAGTTTCCCGACGAGCACAAGATGTTCGCGAGCCTGCTCGGCCATACCGGCTATTTCTCCGAGATGAACGTGCTGGACGGCCAGTGGATGTCGCGCGTTACCGGGCATCAGTCGCTGCGCGAGGCGCTGGACGGCATCAATCCGAAGAGTATCGCGGATGCGATCGAGCTGGTCGACCGCATGATGCGCAAGGCTGGCGTCGCCAAGCCGCGCATCGCGGTCGCCGCGCTCAATCCGCATGCCGGCGAGGGCGGTCTGTTCGGCCGCGACGAGATCGAGATGATCCGGCCGACCGTGGAGGCCGCCGCTAAGATGGGGATCGCCTGCAGCGGGCCTTATCCCGCCGATACCGTCTATATCCGCGCCTTCGCCGGCGAGTTCGACAGCGTGGTCGCGATGTATCACGACCAGGGCCAGATCGCGACCAAGCTGAGCGGGTTCAACCGCGGTGTCACCGTCACCGCCGGTCTCGATACCGTCTTCACCACGCCGTCGCATGGTACGGCGTTCGACATCGCCGGCAAGGGCGTGGCCAACACCGGCGCGATCGAGAGCGCCGTTCGCCTCGCGGCGAAACTGGTTTCGATGAAGGTTTTGGAGACATCCTATGCACGCTGA
- a CDS encoding Hsp20 family protein — translation MRTTFDFAPLWRSTIGFDHLANLVDSTLRQATEDNYPPYNIERSGEDHYRISLAVAGFGASDITVTAEQNALTIEGQKPETAAHEYLYQGIAARPFRRVFNLADYVQVKQASFRDGLLIIDLVREVPEAMKPRRIQIATGASAASQIEQKAA, via the coding sequence ATGAGGACTACCTTTGATTTCGCCCCCCTGTGGCGCTCCACCATCGGCTTCGATCATCTGGCCAATCTCGTCGACAGCACGCTGCGCCAGGCGACCGAGGACAACTATCCCCCCTACAACATCGAACGTTCCGGCGAGGACCATTACCGGATCAGCTTGGCCGTAGCGGGCTTTGGCGCTAGCGACATAACGGTGACGGCCGAACAGAACGCACTCACCATTGAGGGCCAGAAGCCCGAGACCGCCGCGCACGAATATCTCTACCAGGGCATCGCCGCGCGCCCGTTCCGGCGCGTGTTCAACCTCGCCGACTATGTGCAAGTGAAGCAGGCGTCCTTCCGAGACGGGCTCCTGATCATCGATCTCGTCCGCGAGGTTCCCGAGGCGATGAAGCCGCGCCGGATCCAGATCGCGACCGGTGCATCTGCGGCATCGCAGATCGAGCAGAAGGCAGCGTAG
- a CDS encoding MmgE/PrpD family protein, with product MHADRRTLLQAAAALPLATTGASAAFAQAPAAAPAAAPPKEVTRALAHYLVTAGYDDLPANVRKEGVRTLLNWVGVAIGGSRHETVDIAVAALGPFSGPQQASLFGRHERFDIMNAAFINGVSSHIFDYDDTHLKTIIHPAGPVASAILAVSEMQAVSGKELLNALVLGVETECRIGNAVYPNHYDVGWHITGTAGVFGSVAAAGKLLKLNEQQMTWALGLAASQPVGLRESFGSMNKSFNPGRAAANGIFAAILASKNFTSSDAMIEAKRGWANTISTKQDYREILGDLGKRYEAALNTYKPFACGIVMHPAIDAAIQLRNESKLAADQIERVDLKVHPLVLELTGKKTPHQGLEGKFSIYHAVAVAIVEGAGGEKQFSDRAVTDPTVVALRGKVVPVITPGIKPEQVDLTIVLKDGRKLNRYIEHAIGSVEVPMTDKQLETKFSDLADGIISAAAIRRVMDACWNVENLPNAADITKMSVSA from the coding sequence ATGCACGCTGATCGCAGGACCCTGCTGCAGGCGGCGGCCGCGCTGCCGCTCGCCACGACCGGCGCGAGCGCTGCCTTCGCGCAAGCCCCAGCCGCGGCGCCCGCAGCCGCGCCGCCAAAAGAGGTGACGCGCGCGCTCGCGCATTATCTCGTCACCGCAGGCTATGACGACCTGCCGGCAAACGTCCGGAAAGAAGGCGTCCGCACGCTGCTGAACTGGGTCGGCGTCGCGATCGGCGGATCGCGCCATGAGACGGTCGACATTGCGGTCGCTGCGCTCGGCCCGTTCTCGGGTCCGCAGCAGGCCTCCCTGTTCGGGCGGCACGAGCGGTTCGACATCATGAACGCGGCCTTCATCAACGGCGTCTCGAGCCACATCTTCGACTATGACGACACCCATCTGAAGACGATCATCCATCCCGCCGGTCCGGTCGCTTCCGCGATCCTCGCGGTATCGGAGATGCAAGCTGTCTCGGGCAAGGAGTTGCTGAACGCGCTCGTGCTCGGCGTCGAGACCGAGTGCCGGATCGGAAACGCGGTCTACCCGAACCACTACGACGTCGGCTGGCACATCACCGGCACGGCGGGCGTGTTCGGCTCGGTCGCCGCCGCCGGCAAGCTCTTGAAGCTGAACGAGCAGCAGATGACCTGGGCGCTCGGGCTTGCGGCGTCCCAGCCGGTGGGCCTGCGGGAATCCTTCGGCTCGATGAACAAGAGCTTCAATCCTGGCCGTGCCGCTGCGAACGGCATCTTCGCGGCCATCCTGGCGTCGAAGAATTTCACTTCGTCCGATGCCATGATCGAGGCCAAGCGCGGCTGGGCCAACACGATCAGCACCAAGCAGGACTATCGCGAGATCCTGGGCGACCTCGGCAAGCGCTATGAGGCTGCGCTGAACACCTACAAGCCGTTTGCCTGCGGCATCGTGATGCATCCGGCGATCGATGCCGCGATCCAGCTCCGCAACGAGAGCAAGCTGGCGGCCGACCAGATCGAGCGTGTCGACTTGAAGGTCCACCCGCTGGTGCTCGAGCTCACCGGCAAGAAGACGCCGCACCAAGGCCTCGAGGGCAAGTTCAGCATCTACCACGCGGTCGCGGTGGCAATCGTCGAGGGCGCCGGCGGCGAGAAGCAGTTTAGCGACCGTGCCGTGACCGATCCGACCGTCGTCGCGCTGCGCGGCAAGGTGGTTCCGGTGATCACCCCCGGCATCAAGCCGGAGCAGGTCGATCTGACCATCGTGCTCAAGGACGGGCGCAAGCTGAACCGCTATATCGAACACGCGATCGGCAGCGTCGAGGTGCCGATGACCGACAAGCAGCTCGAGACCAAGTTCTCCGACCTTGCCGACGGCATCATTTCCGCGGCCGCGATCCGGCGCGTCATGGATGCCTGCTGGAACGTCGAGAACCTGCCGAACGCG
- a CDS encoding ABC transporter substrate-binding protein encodes MRGLLACAMLAAMTSTAMTTAANAQVSDDVVRIGVLTDLSSWGRDNSGPGSVEAAKMAVEEFGPTVLGKPIEIVSADHQMKTDVGVQIVRGWFDNGKVDAVVDIPNSGIAIAVHNMVRERNKIALLSGPGASSLTDELCSPNTVHFTYDTYALSKVTASAVIKEGGKSWYFITADYAFGQQLEKDATRFINEMGGKVLGGVRHPTNTADFSSFALQAQSSKADVVAFANAGQDTDNAIKQSGEFGLVQGGQKLVGLLMFDTDVHAIGLKAAQGTYMTTASYWNMDEATRAWSKKFYERTKVMPTMIQTGVYGSVLHYLKAIKATGTDDPAKVMAKMRELPIEDTFVHGGKLREDGRVIRDMYLAKVKSPEQSKEPWDYLDIVKTVKGEDAFRPVSESKCPLLKK; translated from the coding sequence ATGAGAGGGCTTTTGGCCTGCGCGATGCTTGCGGCCATGACTTCGACGGCGATGACAACCGCGGCAAATGCCCAGGTCTCCGACGACGTGGTGCGGATCGGCGTGCTGACGGATCTGTCGAGCTGGGGCCGCGACAACAGCGGGCCGGGCTCGGTCGAGGCCGCCAAGATGGCGGTGGAGGAGTTCGGGCCGACCGTGCTCGGCAAGCCGATCGAGATCGTCAGCGCCGATCACCAGATGAAGACCGACGTCGGCGTGCAGATCGTGCGCGGCTGGTTCGACAACGGCAAGGTCGATGCGGTCGTCGACATTCCGAACTCCGGCATCGCGATCGCCGTCCACAACATGGTGCGCGAGCGCAACAAGATTGCGCTACTCTCCGGCCCCGGCGCGAGCTCGCTGACGGATGAGCTGTGCAGCCCGAACACCGTGCACTTCACCTACGATACTTATGCGCTGTCCAAGGTGACCGCGTCCGCGGTGATCAAGGAAGGCGGAAAATCCTGGTACTTCATCACCGCCGATTACGCCTTCGGCCAGCAGCTCGAGAAGGACGCCACCCGCTTCATCAACGAGATGGGCGGCAAGGTGCTCGGCGGCGTGCGGCATCCGACCAACACGGCAGATTTCTCCTCCTTCGCGCTGCAGGCGCAGAGCTCCAAGGCCGACGTGGTGGCCTTCGCCAATGCCGGCCAGGACACCGACAACGCCATCAAGCAGTCCGGCGAATTCGGCCTGGTGCAGGGCGGCCAGAAGCTCGTCGGCCTGTTGATGTTCGACACCGACGTACACGCGATCGGCCTCAAGGCCGCGCAGGGCACCTACATGACGACGGCCTCCTACTGGAACATGGACGAGGCGACCCGCGCCTGGTCGAAGAAATTCTACGAGCGCACCAAGGTGATGCCGACCATGATCCAGACCGGCGTCTACGGCTCGGTGCTGCACTATCTCAAGGCCATCAAGGCCACCGGCACCGACGATCCCGCCAAGGTGATGGCGAAGATGCGCGAGCTGCCGATCGAGGATACCTTCGTCCATGGTGGCAAACTTCGCGAAGACGGTCGCGTCATCCGCGACATGTACCTTGCCAAGGTGAAGTCGCCCGAGCAGTCCAAGGAACCCTGGGACTATCTCGACATCGTCAAGACCGTGAAGGGCGAAGACGCCTTCCGCCCGGTCTCCGAGTCCAAGTGTCCGCTCCTGAAGAAGTGA
- a CDS encoding LysR family transcriptional regulator has translation MDLVWLEDFLAIAEEGGFSRAAERRHVTQPALSRRIRSLEEWLGTPLFERSTHTITLTAAGESFRPVAEDVLRRVLVGREEALEVARLKAETITFAATHALSQTFFPEWIRSSDSARAGSAVQLVASNFAGCEKLLLDAQAHFLLAHYHPSLVSRLDMDRFQRIELATDVLIPISAPLTKPGRGGRRSKAKPRYVLPGASGAPLPYLAYHPGSGVGRLVTSFLAVKDPGAWLVPSFAAPVMLLIDMAREGRGVTWAPKGLVGADLDNGRLLRAGGAEWEIPIGISLFRPRARMTRAAENFWNALRKGRPAGKAAAALRTR, from the coding sequence ATGGACCTGGTCTGGCTGGAGGACTTCCTTGCCATCGCCGAGGAGGGCGGTTTCTCCCGCGCCGCCGAGCGCCGGCACGTGACCCAGCCGGCGCTGAGCCGCCGCATCAGGTCGCTCGAGGAATGGTTGGGCACGCCGCTGTTCGAGCGTTCGACCCACACGATCACGCTGACGGCTGCCGGCGAAAGTTTTCGTCCCGTCGCCGAAGACGTGTTGCGCCGAGTCCTGGTCGGGCGGGAGGAAGCCCTCGAAGTGGCGCGGCTGAAAGCCGAGACCATCACCTTCGCGGCTACGCATGCGCTGTCACAGACGTTCTTTCCGGAGTGGATTCGCAGCTCGGACAGCGCGCGCGCCGGCTCGGCCGTTCAGCTCGTCGCTTCCAATTTCGCCGGATGCGAAAAGCTGCTGCTGGACGCGCAGGCGCATTTCCTGCTGGCGCATTATCATCCCTCCCTGGTGAGCCGGCTCGACATGGATCGCTTCCAGCGCATCGAGCTCGCGACCGACGTGCTGATCCCGATCAGCGCGCCCCTGACGAAGCCCGGCCGCGGCGGACGCCGCAGCAAGGCAAAGCCGCGCTACGTCCTGCCCGGCGCATCCGGCGCGCCGCTGCCTTATCTCGCCTACCATCCGGGCTCGGGCGTGGGGCGCCTCGTCACGTCGTTCCTGGCAGTGAAGGATCCCGGGGCCTGGCTCGTTCCGAGCTTCGCCGCACCGGTCATGCTGCTGATCGACATGGCGCGCGAGGGACGCGGCGTGACCTGGGCACCGAAGGGCCTCGTCGGCGCCGATCTCGACAATGGCCGCCTGTTGCGTGCGGGCGGTGCCGAGTGGGAAATTCCGATCGGCATCTCGCTGTTCCGTCCGCGCGCCCGCATGACCCGCGCCGCCGAGAACTTCTGGAATGCGTTGCGCAAGGGCCGGCCGGCTGGAAAAGCCGCCGCCGCGCTGCGGACCAGGTGA
- a CDS encoding MFS transporter, with translation MTVATGVSAATEKSTTAHVVWASALGTAIEWYDFLIYGTAAALVLNKLFFPSFDPFVGTLAAFSTYAVGFVARPIGGAIIGHYGDRLGRKAMLVATMIAMGLGTFLIGCLPTYSQIGVWAPILLVILRFIQGIGLGGEWSGAVVMVIEHAGNRRGFYGSLVQIGFPVGVAASTGIFALMTKLPEADFLSWGWRVPFLISILLVGIGFIVRLKLAETPQFKQVVERKEVLAQPVWEVLRRDWRSFLLAIGITVSEVGLAYLLTVFTVVYATTKLGLPRQVILDAVVYAAIVEFATLPLAGWLSDIFGRKALYLAGGVFSVALAFPLFWFLDTREPALITLALVVTMTLTHALLFGPKAAFMPELFRTQVRYSGASLGANVAAALSGGFSPLIAAALLAWAGSYWAVSLYIIALSVITIIATLMAPETARDSLGS, from the coding sequence ATGACGGTAGCAACGGGGGTCTCCGCCGCGACGGAGAAATCGACGACGGCGCATGTGGTGTGGGCAAGTGCGCTCGGCACCGCGATCGAGTGGTACGACTTCCTGATCTACGGCACGGCCGCAGCGCTCGTGCTCAACAAACTGTTCTTTCCGAGCTTCGATCCTTTCGTCGGCACGCTCGCGGCATTCTCGACCTATGCCGTCGGCTTCGTGGCGCGCCCGATCGGCGGTGCCATCATCGGGCACTACGGCGACCGGCTCGGCCGCAAGGCGATGCTGGTGGCGACCATGATCGCGATGGGGCTCGGTACCTTCCTGATCGGCTGCCTGCCAACCTACAGCCAGATCGGCGTCTGGGCGCCGATCCTGCTCGTCATCCTGCGCTTCATCCAGGGCATCGGGCTCGGCGGCGAATGGAGCGGGGCGGTGGTCATGGTGATCGAGCACGCCGGCAATCGCCGCGGCTTCTATGGCAGTCTGGTGCAGATCGGCTTTCCCGTTGGGGTAGCCGCCTCGACCGGCATCTTCGCCCTCATGACCAAGCTGCCCGAGGCGGATTTCCTGAGCTGGGGCTGGCGCGTACCGTTTCTGATCAGCATCCTGCTGGTCGGCATCGGCTTCATCGTGCGACTGAAACTCGCCGAGACGCCGCAGTTCAAGCAGGTCGTCGAGCGCAAGGAGGTGCTGGCGCAGCCGGTGTGGGAAGTGCTGCGCCGCGACTGGCGCAGCTTCCTGCTCGCGATCGGCATCACCGTATCGGAAGTGGGGCTTGCTTATCTGCTCACCGTGTTCACCGTGGTCTACGCCACGACAAAGCTCGGGCTGCCGCGCCAGGTGATCCTGGATGCGGTGGTCTATGCCGCGATCGTCGAATTCGCGACGCTGCCGCTTGCGGGGTGGCTTTCCGACATCTTCGGCCGCAAGGCGCTCTACCTTGCCGGCGGCGTCTTCTCGGTGGCGCTGGCGTTTCCGCTGTTCTGGTTCCTCGACACCAGGGAGCCGGCGCTGATCACGCTGGCGCTGGTCGTGACGATGACGCTGACGCATGCGCTGCTGTTCGGGCCGAAGGCGGCGTTCATGCCGGAATTGTTCCGCACCCAGGTGCGCTACAGCGGCGCCTCGCTCGGGGCCAACGTCGCGGCTGCACTCAGCGGCGGATTCTCGCCACTGATCGCAGCGGCGCTGCTGGCCTGGGCGGGCTCGTACTGGGCGGTCTCGCTCTACATCATCGCGCTGTCGGTGATCACCATCATCGCAACCCTGATGGCGCCGGAGACGGCACGCGACTCCCTCGGGTCGTGA
- a CDS encoding cation:dicarboxylase symporter family transporter, whose amino-acid sequence MQVAATPLSEPIPRSISERRRKPLWREQYVLVVAGAALGALFGFLLPTVAVEFKPLGDSFISLIKMTIAPLIFLVVVTGIAQVGDMKAVGRIGLKAFAYFEAVTTLCLLISFVVVRWIQPGAGVAHATAQQAETVARYSQAHVGSLSAYIQHMIPESFVGAFASGDVLQVLVLALLCGIGLLLLGEKAAPLRSGLERITELVFSVVHVVVALAPIGAFGAMAFTVAKFGAATLYALALLVGTAWAMMAFFIFVILGTICRLAGIRLMDLLRLLRTELLVVLGTSSSETAIPGKMEKLPKAGVGRAVAGLVIPSGYSFNLDGVALTLPLSTIFVAQVYGIELTAAQQLSLFVVMLFTSKGAAGVTGGAFAALAATVVAAGLPAEGLALLLGIDRFMSLARAITNTIGNAVAAIVVAKWDGEFNREDWAQSAAQTQAVK is encoded by the coding sequence TTGCAGGTCGCCGCAACTCCGCTGTCTGAGCCCATTCCGAGGTCGATCTCCGAACGGCGGCGCAAGCCGCTCTGGCGCGAGCAGTATGTCCTGGTCGTGGCCGGCGCAGCGCTCGGCGCGCTGTTCGGCTTCCTGCTTCCGACCGTAGCGGTCGAGTTCAAGCCGCTCGGCGACAGCTTCATCTCGCTGATCAAGATGACGATCGCGCCGCTGATCTTCCTGGTCGTGGTCACCGGCATCGCGCAAGTTGGCGACATGAAGGCGGTCGGGCGCATCGGTCTCAAGGCCTTCGCCTATTTCGAGGCGGTGACGACGCTCTGCCTGTTGATCAGCTTCGTCGTCGTACGCTGGATCCAGCCCGGCGCGGGCGTTGCCCATGCCACCGCGCAGCAGGCCGAGACCGTCGCCCGCTATTCGCAGGCCCATGTCGGCTCGCTGTCTGCCTACATCCAGCATATGATCCCGGAAAGCTTCGTCGGCGCGTTCGCGAGCGGTGACGTGCTCCAGGTTCTCGTGCTCGCGCTGTTGTGTGGCATCGGGCTGTTGCTGCTCGGCGAGAAGGCCGCGCCGCTGCGCTCCGGCCTTGAGCGGATCACCGAGCTCGTCTTCAGTGTCGTCCATGTCGTCGTCGCGCTGGCGCCGATCGGGGCGTTCGGCGCGATGGCTTTCACGGTGGCGAAATTCGGCGCGGCGACGCTCTATGCGCTGGCGCTGCTGGTCGGCACCGCCTGGGCGATGATGGCGTTCTTCATCTTCGTCATTCTCGGCACGATCTGCCGCCTTGCCGGTATTCGCCTGATGGATCTGTTGCGCCTGCTGCGCACCGAGCTGCTCGTCGTGCTCGGCACCTCGTCGTCGGAAACCGCCATCCCCGGCAAGATGGAGAAGCTGCCGAAGGCGGGCGTCGGGCGCGCGGTGGCGGGCCTCGTCATCCCCTCCGGGTATTCCTTCAACCTCGACGGCGTCGCGCTGACGCTGCCGCTCTCTACGATCTTCGTCGCCCAGGTCTACGGCATCGAGCTGACCGCCGCGCAGCAATTGAGCCTGTTCGTGGTGATGCTGTTCACCAGCAAGGGCGCCGCCGGCGTCACGGGCGGCGCGTTCGCCGCGCTCGCGGCCACCGTGGTTGCCGCAGGGCTACCGGCGGAAGGCCTGGCGCTGCTGCTCGGCATCGACCGTTTCATGTCGCTGGCGCGCGCCATCACCAACACCATCGGCAACGCGGTTGCCGCGATCGTGGTCGCCAAATGGGACGGCGAATTCAACCGCGAGGACTGGGCCCAGTCCGCCGCTCAAACCCAAGCAGTGAAGTAG